The genomic interval GCCGATGAAGGCAGCGCGCTGGGCCTCCAGCTTGTCTGCGAGCGCATGGAGCTTGATGTTTTGCATTTCATTGAGGTCGAGCTTGCTGCTGACGCGGCTCAAGACCTTGCCACGCATCTCCGCCATCTTTTCGGCGCCCATCGGGCCACGGTGATGGTGGCTGCTGGAACACGCGGTCAGGCCGCCAAGGGCGATGGAGGCACCAAAAATGCCGATCAGGGTTTTGTGGATCCAGGGTTTCATGTTGCAGTCCTTTTCATGGATGCTGTGGAACATGAACCTGATGGTGCCAAGACGCACCACAGATGAGGTCTCGGTGCGGTATCGGTTTATTTCGGTTTGTTTCTTACAGGCACAAGATCACAACACATGCCAAAGGCGCAGCAACCGAATCAGCGAACTACGGCAGATAAAACCAACAGACGTTTTGCCAGGTCGGTCGACTCGGTTCGCATCCGGGCAAGGGGGATGGCGCCCACGCTCCAGCCACCGTACCAGATGTTAAAAGCGCTCACTCCCTGTATGCCGCCACCGCTGCCGTACGCTTCGATTGCACCATGGATCTGCGCGTGCACGGTGGGAACGCCCACGAGCAGTTTTCCATCAAAAACTCTGGCCAGATATTGCTGCGCGCCTTCCGGTCGGATATGTAAGGTCAATACCGACATAACCCCGCTATTTGGCAAATGGATTTGTCAAAGGCTGGGCCATCAGCCCATCGCCTGCACGTCCTTATGGTCCAGATCGGTAAACTGAAGTTCCCGCTCTAGCCCGTGGCTGTCATTGCGCCATGCCCGCAGGTCATCAGTTTGCTGGCGTTGCGACGCAATTCCTGCGGGCTGGCCCATCTGTAGAAATGGCGCCCCATTGCCATCTTCGAGATGGTGAGAAATAGGCGGCTGGTAGGAAAACATGTGCAGTCCTCTTAAGGCCAACGTCGAACAATGCGTTCATTGGGGCATGGTGCGAGTCGGTGCGCTGTCGGAACCACGACCACAAGTTTGCAGGAGCCGACCTACACAATTGCGGCAATAGCAAACCTAATTTGCATAAACCCTTGTCGCATTGAACTCATGCCGCCTTCTTCAGTAAGGGGAATTCGACCGAACCGCCCAGAGCATCTCCCTCCCCTGCCAGCAGTCCGATGCACTCCAATGCAGTCGGCGGTTCACACGGCTTTGCGTACACCCGCAACGCAATGTCCTCCGCTGCGGGGGAGAAGTACAACCAGAGGTTGTCGTGCTGCTTGTCATAGCAAGAAAAAAGTGCCCTTCCAGAACCGGGAGGACACATCAGGAATTTCGACATGAACATCTGCTGGATTCGCAGGGCTGGCTCAAAGGCCTCATCGTCGTTGCCAAGCGCCAATTTGTACCAACTGCTCATACGGCCCTTTCATCTGGCGGTGCCAGCTATACAGATGATTCATCGTATTTTTGGAACGCCGCTGGCTCAAGGCTTGTGAGTCGCATCAATTTGTAGGACGATTTCCTACGCGTCAAGGCCGTAACGTGCCCCGGAACGGCAATATCCGAGCACCGCAGCAACGGCATCCGGTTGCAAAGCCATCGACGCGACCCATATTGCCGTGGCTCAATCCCTGTACTGGCACCGGCAACCCTCCCGGAACCCTGGTCCTGAGATTGTGGTAATGAAACGCTGGCTGTTAGTTGCCAATGAAAAAAGCGTTAGCTGCTGGGGAGCGAGCTCCGGTCTGGCACACTTTTTTTACGCCACGTTCGTTACAACGAGACTGACTTCCTCGAGTTCGAACCCAGCAGCGCGCAGCATCTGATGACACTGCTCGGCATAAATCTGGACTTCAAGCCGAACAAACCAGAGAAAACGGAGAACAGAGAGGCGTCGGCG from Acidovorax sp. FHTAMBA carries:
- a CDS encoding Spy/CpxP family protein refolding chaperone, whose protein sequence is MKPWIHKTLIGIFGASIALGGLTACSSSHHHRGPMGAEKMAEMRGKVLSRVSSKLDLNEMQNIKLHALADKLEAQRAAFIGEVANPRTEIQSIMAGATFDRARAQTLIEEKTRAVQANSPEFINALADFYDSLNPEQQQKVRELLQRRKGWMARG